Proteins encoded together in one Acidimicrobiales bacterium window:
- a CDS encoding ATP-binding cassette domain-containing protein: PGSDNAIDLTALSGNDLRDVRPRLQMIFQDPISSLNPRRRVKDIVSEGLEIWSDGDIGTEGRERVAEVLHAVGIDPAAAASHRPHQFSGGQCQRISIARALTVNPEILICDEPVSALDVSVQAKILNLLEDMKARYDLSLVFISHDLSVVRNVSDRVVVMYLGKLCEVGDADRLYEAPAHPYTRALLASAPEPAQSVGVADAVLGDEIPSPTDPPSGCRFRTRCPLAFDRCAVEEPQMRQLGEDHFVACHLPST, from the coding sequence CCCCGGCTCCGACAATGCGATCGACCTGACCGCCCTATCAGGTAACGACCTGCGCGATGTGCGGCCGAGACTCCAGATGATCTTCCAGGACCCGATCTCGTCGCTGAACCCGCGGCGGCGGGTAAAAGACATCGTCAGCGAGGGTCTCGAAATCTGGTCCGACGGCGACATCGGGACCGAAGGAAGGGAACGAGTCGCAGAAGTCCTCCACGCCGTAGGCATCGACCCGGCAGCGGCGGCCTCCCACCGGCCACACCAGTTCTCCGGCGGACAGTGCCAGCGGATCTCCATCGCCCGGGCACTCACCGTGAACCCGGAGATCCTGATCTGCGACGAACCGGTCTCAGCCCTCGACGTCTCGGTCCAGGCAAAGATCCTGAACCTCCTGGAGGACATGAAGGCCCGCTACGACCTGAGCCTCGTGTTCATCAGCCACGACCTGTCGGTAGTTCGCAATGTGAGCGACCGGGTCGTCGTGATGTACCTGGGAAAGCTCTGCGAGGTGGGCGACGCTGATCGCCTCTACGAGGCCCCGGCCCACCCGTACACCAGAGCGCTGCTTGCCTCGGCACCCGAGCCGGCCCAATCAGTCGGCGTCGCCGACGCAGTCCTAGGCGACGAAATTCCTTCTCCCACCGACCCGCCATCCGGCTGTCGATTCCGGACCAGATGTCCCTTGGCCTTCGACAGGTGCGCCGTCGAAGAACCGCAGATGCGACAACTAGGCGAGGACCACTTCGTGGCCTGCCACCTACCGTCAACCTGA